One Phycisphaera mikurensis NBRC 102666 DNA window includes the following coding sequences:
- a CDS encoding tetratricopeptide repeat protein, translated as MTRTTLPRFRTGVLLVALMLLPLAGCRTGGGSGGREAALIRVSEARELGDRGFGDEGLALLRLVLEEDPRFLEAHLGEAHIYRGRGDTEAALAAYQRAEAIDPSSFPAAYGSALMQHLGGRLDEAVDGYLRALRLEAESFDAARDLAAAYLQLGQPERALAPAQRATRLDPSSQPAWSNLAVTQAMLGRWDDVIASYRRAAELGSLDDPMLLGLANAHLTQGNYERAINVLASLQRRKPSLRGHERLAYAYLKLERPREALDAYEQALAIEPADVASLNGSAIAHLTLHHRQPAASGYHRITGVDRLRRSLRESPQQARIVDLLARYGG; from the coding sequence ATGACCCGCACCACCCTCCCCCGTTTCCGCACCGGCGTGCTGCTCGTCGCCCTCATGCTGCTCCCGCTGGCGGGCTGCCGCACCGGCGGCGGGAGCGGGGGGCGGGAGGCTGCGCTAATCCGCGTGTCCGAGGCCCGTGAGCTGGGCGACCGGGGCTTCGGCGACGAGGGGCTGGCGCTGCTCCGCCTCGTGCTCGAAGAAGATCCCCGCTTCCTCGAGGCTCACCTCGGCGAGGCCCACATCTACCGCGGCCGCGGCGACACCGAAGCCGCGCTCGCGGCCTACCAGCGCGCCGAAGCCATCGACCCCTCCAGCTTCCCCGCCGCCTACGGCAGCGCCCTCATGCAGCACCTCGGCGGACGCCTCGACGAAGCCGTCGACGGTTACCTCCGGGCCCTCCGCCTCGAGGCCGAGAGCTTCGACGCCGCCCGCGACCTCGCCGCCGCGTACCTCCAGCTCGGCCAGCCGGAGAGGGCGCTGGCTCCGGCCCAGCGCGCCACGCGGCTGGATCCCTCGTCGCAGCCGGCGTGGAGCAACCTCGCCGTGACGCAGGCGATGCTCGGCCGCTGGGACGACGTCATCGCCAGCTACCGGCGGGCCGCCGAGCTCGGCAGCCTCGACGATCCGATGCTGCTCGGGCTGGCCAACGCCCACCTGACGCAGGGCAACTACGAGCGGGCCATCAACGTCCTGGCCTCCCTGCAGCGCCGCAAGCCGAGCCTCCGCGGCCACGAGCGGCTGGCGTATGCCTACCTGAAGCTGGAGCGCCCGCGGGAGGCCCTCGACGCCTACGAGCAGGCGCTCGCGATCGAACCCGCCGACGTGGCCTCGCTCAACGGCAGCGCCATCGCCCACCTGACCCTGCACCACCGGCAGCCCGCGGCGAGCGGCTACCACCGGATCACCGGCGTCGACCGGCTCCGCCGCTCGCTGCGGGAGAGCCCGCAGCAGGCGCGGATCGTGGACCTCCTCGCCCGCTACGGCGGGTGA
- a CDS encoding ArsR family transcriptional regulator, producing MDVPPTPQPGPGLTPAPPRPDAALAWLSCLADGTRVRLLRLLEAEELGVSGLCTILQLPQSTVSRHLKALADAGFLISRRRGTTRLYENVHDELDPDQADLWRLTRKQTAGWATLAQDAARLAAYRAVHAASGGDDFFAGLAGTWDATREAVYGARLSTAPLAMLLPADARVADFGCGTGSLLAALAPFAAEVHGLDASPEMLAAAGARLDGTAGVSLHRCDLAATPLADASVDAAFCVLVLSYLAEPAAAVAEMARVAKPGGVVAITDLAAHDRDDFRRAMGQTSNGFAEEALAGLLIDAGLTGVRATLLPPDPGATGPALRLARGLKPAA from the coding sequence ATGGATGTGCCCCCCACCCCCCAGCCCGGCCCCGGCCTCACGCCCGCCCCGCCGCGGCCCGACGCCGCGCTCGCGTGGCTTTCCTGCCTTGCGGACGGCACGCGGGTGCGGCTCCTGCGGCTGCTCGAGGCCGAGGAGCTGGGCGTCTCGGGCCTCTGCACGATCCTGCAGCTCCCGCAGTCGACGGTGTCGCGGCACCTCAAAGCCCTGGCCGACGCCGGCTTCCTGATCTCGCGTCGGCGAGGCACCACGCGGCTGTACGAGAACGTCCACGACGAGCTGGACCCCGATCAAGCCGACCTCTGGCGATTGACGCGCAAGCAGACCGCCGGCTGGGCGACGCTCGCCCAGGACGCCGCTCGCCTCGCCGCCTACCGCGCCGTGCACGCCGCTTCCGGAGGCGACGACTTCTTCGCGGGCCTCGCCGGCACGTGGGACGCCACCCGCGAAGCGGTCTACGGCGCCCGCCTGTCCACCGCGCCGCTGGCGATGCTGCTGCCGGCCGACGCCAGGGTCGCCGACTTCGGCTGCGGCACCGGCTCGCTGCTGGCCGCGCTGGCGCCCTTCGCCGCCGAGGTCCACGGCCTCGACGCCTCGCCGGAGATGCTCGCCGCCGCCGGCGCCCGCCTCGATGGCACCGCCGGCGTGTCCCTCCACCGCTGCGACCTCGCCGCCACGCCGCTGGCCGACGCCTCCGTCGACGCCGCTTTCTGCGTGCTCGTGCTGTCGTACCTCGCCGAGCCCGCCGCCGCCGTGGCCGAGATGGCCCGCGTGGCGAAGCCCGGCGGCGTGGTCGCCATCACCGACCTCGCCGCGCACGACCGCGACGACTTCCGCCGCGCGATGGGCCAGACGAGCAACGGCTTCGCCGAAGAAGCCCTCGCCGGCCTCCTGATCGACGCCGGGCTCACCGGCGTCCGCGCGACGCTGCTCCCACCCGACCCCGGGGCCACCGGCCCCGCCCTCCGCCTCGCCCGCGGCTTGAAGCCCGCCGCCTGA
- the crtI gene encoding phytoene desaturase family protein produces MPAPKKVVIVGAGPGGLASAMLLARAGLGVTVLEKRDRVGGRTSAIHAPLPPEHGGGRRGRGSRPERPFTFDLGPTFFLYPRILEEVYAMCGLDLHAHGDADHGVELTRLDPQYRLLFEGEDRGVETVLDCTADPERMAEQIAKLCPDDAKRFPRFLNENRAKFSAFTKVLQRPWRGLTDYLDPQLAAMLPLVRPHSTVDRDLGRYFHDPRVRLAFSFQAKYLGMSPFNCPSLFTILSYLEYDFGVFHPTGGCNAVSTAMAGAAEALGARVELEAAVTGVDFEPGTRRATGVTYTDAAGEAHHADADAVVIGADFAHAMANLVPDRLRRRWTDRKLEKKKYSCSTYMLYLGVEGGPEDFEHLEHHNIFLTRDYPRNLDEIENGHRLSDEPSVYLHHPGHTDATMAPEGFSSLYVLAPTTHQHANVDWEAQGPGFRDTVFAQLGKMGLEDLRSRVVYEKALTPDGWAQDLSIFKGATFNLAHNLGQMLHLRPNNRFEDLDGVYLVGGGTHPGSGLPVIYEGARISAQLVCDDLGVEPDWEPVRPKTPTPERVGT; encoded by the coding sequence ATGCCCGCACCGAAGAAAGTCGTCATCGTCGGGGCCGGCCCCGGCGGCCTCGCCAGCGCCATGCTCCTCGCCCGCGCGGGCCTCGGCGTCACCGTGCTGGAGAAGCGCGACCGCGTCGGCGGCCGCACCTCCGCGATCCACGCCCCGCTGCCGCCCGAGCACGGCGGCGGCCGGCGCGGCAGAGGCAGCAGGCCGGAGCGCCCCTTCACCTTCGACCTGGGGCCGACCTTCTTCCTGTACCCGCGGATCCTCGAAGAGGTCTACGCGATGTGCGGGCTTGACCTGCACGCCCACGGCGACGCCGATCACGGCGTGGAGCTCACGCGCCTCGACCCGCAGTACCGGCTGCTCTTCGAGGGCGAGGACCGGGGGGTCGAGACGGTGCTGGACTGCACCGCCGATCCCGAGCGGATGGCGGAACAGATCGCGAAGCTCTGCCCCGACGACGCGAAGCGCTTCCCGCGCTTCCTCAACGAGAACCGCGCGAAGTTCAGCGCCTTCACGAAAGTGCTCCAGCGGCCCTGGAGGGGGCTCACCGACTACCTCGACCCGCAGCTCGCGGCGATGCTCCCGCTCGTCCGCCCGCACTCCACGGTCGACCGAGACCTCGGCCGCTACTTCCACGATCCGCGCGTCCGCCTCGCGTTCAGCTTCCAGGCGAAGTACCTGGGCATGAGCCCGTTCAACTGCCCGAGCCTCTTCACGATCCTCTCGTACCTGGAGTACGACTTCGGCGTGTTCCACCCCACCGGCGGCTGCAACGCCGTGAGCACCGCGATGGCCGGCGCGGCCGAGGCGCTGGGCGCGAGGGTGGAGCTGGAGGCCGCCGTCACCGGCGTCGACTTCGAGCCCGGCACCCGCCGCGCGACGGGCGTGACCTACACCGACGCCGCCGGGGAAGCGCATCACGCCGACGCCGACGCCGTGGTCATCGGAGCCGACTTCGCCCACGCGATGGCGAACCTCGTGCCCGACCGGCTCCGCCGGAGGTGGACCGACCGGAAGCTCGAGAAGAAGAAGTACTCCTGCTCCACCTACATGCTCTACCTCGGCGTCGAGGGCGGCCCGGAGGACTTCGAGCACCTCGAGCACCACAACATCTTCCTCACCCGCGACTACCCGAGAAACCTCGACGAGATCGAGAACGGGCACCGCCTCAGCGACGAGCCGAGCGTCTACCTGCACCACCCCGGCCACACCGACGCGACGATGGCGCCCGAGGGCTTCTCCAGCCTCTACGTGCTCGCACCCACGACGCACCAGCACGCCAACGTGGACTGGGAGGCGCAGGGCCCCGGCTTCCGCGACACCGTCTTCGCCCAGCTCGGGAAGATGGGCTTGGAGGACCTCCGCTCACGCGTCGTGTACGAGAAAGCGCTGACCCCCGACGGGTGGGCCCAGGACCTCTCCATCTTCAAGGGCGCCACCTTCAACCTGGCCCACAACCTCGGCCAGATGCTGCACCTGCGGCCGAACAACCGCTTCGAGGACCTCGACGGCGTCTACCTCGTCGGCGGCGGGACCCATCCCGGCTCGGGCCTGCCGGTCATCTACGAGGGCGCCCGCATCTCGGCGCAGCTCGTCTGCGACGACCTCGGCGTGGAGCCGGACTGGGAGCCGGTCCGGCCGAAGACGCCGACGCCGGAGCGGGTCGGAACCTGA
- a CDS encoding acylneuraminate cytidylyltransferase family protein encodes MTAGAPALAVVLARGGSRGLPNKNALPCAGRPMLAWTLEHALGSASVGRVALGTDSAAYAKIAAGLGVGAVLRPAALATDCAPVAAAAHHAATAADPDRRFALVAVLYGNVPVRPADLTDRVVGKLGSTGCDSVQSVSPVGKHHPFWMKALDGDRLRPHVENDVHRRQDLPPLYELDGGALAVPRAALDAAAAQPDAPHAFLGTDRRAVVNPAGSVVDVDSEIDRLVAEAILSRGPAA; translated from the coding sequence GTGACCGCCGGGGCGCCCGCCCTCGCCGTGGTGCTGGCCCGCGGGGGCAGCCGGGGCCTGCCGAACAAGAACGCGCTGCCGTGCGCGGGCCGGCCGATGCTCGCGTGGACGCTCGAGCACGCGCTCGGCTCCGCGAGCGTCGGCCGCGTGGCGCTGGGCACCGACAGCGCGGCGTACGCCAAGATCGCCGCCGGGCTCGGCGTCGGGGCCGTGCTCCGCCCCGCCGCCCTCGCGACCGACTGCGCCCCGGTCGCCGCCGCCGCCCACCACGCCGCGACCGCGGCCGACCCGGACCGACGCTTCGCCCTCGTCGCCGTGCTCTACGGCAACGTGCCCGTCCGCCCCGCCGACCTGACCGACCGCGTGGTCGGCAAGCTCGGCTCCACCGGCTGCGATTCGGTGCAGAGCGTGTCGCCGGTCGGCAAGCACCACCCCTTCTGGATGAAGGCACTCGACGGCGACCGGCTGCGGCCGCACGTCGAGAACGACGTGCACCGCCGGCAGGACCTGCCGCCGCTCTACGAGCTCGACGGGGGGGCGCTCGCCGTGCCCCGCGCCGCGCTCGACGCCGCGGCGGCGCAGCCCGACGCGCCGCACGCCTTCCTCGGCACCGACCGCCGGGCCGTCGTGAACCCGGCGGGCTCGGTGGTCGACGTCGACTCGGAGATCGACCGCCTGGTCGCCGAGGCGATCCTCTCGCGGGGCCCGGCGGCTTGA
- a CDS encoding inositol monophosphatase family protein yields the protein MAPAPPADVLAFALSFVREAGKMQLAAFGSAQRELKGPLDVVTEADHAIEAEFVRRLRAAHPGHGFVGEETTAADGHAGSAEPSEGWAWVLDPIDGTVNYAYGLGGFCVSLGLLRDGAPAAAWVLDPLRDELFAATAGGGATRNGQPLRRLPARVDAADEAMPVGGSSGLMHRAGGDPALMEAVGKLRIMGSQALHLCHVAAGRMRAAMNPDAKLWDDAAGALIVAEAGGRYGRLDGSGVFPLAAGDPAWTGGAIGSLAARSAEFESLAGSFVAAGAAEHA from the coding sequence GTGGCCCCCGCTCCTCCCGCCGACGTGCTCGCCTTCGCCCTCTCCTTCGTGCGGGAGGCGGGGAAGATGCAGCTGGCGGCCTTCGGTTCCGCCCAGCGCGAGCTCAAGGGGCCGCTGGACGTGGTGACCGAGGCCGATCACGCGATCGAGGCGGAGTTCGTGCGTCGCCTCCGCGCGGCCCACCCCGGCCACGGCTTCGTCGGCGAGGAGACCACCGCCGCCGACGGGCACGCCGGTTCCGCCGAGCCCTCGGAGGGCTGGGCGTGGGTGCTCGACCCGATCGACGGGACCGTCAACTATGCCTACGGCCTCGGCGGCTTCTGCGTTTCGCTCGGGCTGCTCCGCGACGGCGCGCCGGCCGCCGCGTGGGTGCTCGACCCCCTGCGCGACGAGCTCTTCGCCGCGACGGCCGGCGGCGGAGCCACGCGCAACGGCCAGCCGCTGCGTCGGCTGCCCGCTCGCGTCGACGCCGCCGACGAGGCGATGCCGGTCGGCGGCTCGTCGGGGTTGATGCACCGCGCCGGCGGCGACCCCGCGCTCATGGAGGCGGTCGGCAAGCTGCGGATCATGGGCTCGCAGGCGCTGCACCTCTGCCACGTCGCGGCGGGCCGAATGCGCGCGGCGATGAACCCCGACGCGAAGCTCTGGGACGACGCGGCGGGCGCCCTCATCGTCGCCGAGGCCGGCGGACGCTACGGCCGGCTCGACGGGTCGGGCGTCTTCCCGCTGGCCGCGGGCGATCCCGCGTGGACCGGCGGTGCGATCGGGAGCCTGGCGGCGAGGTCGGCGGAGTTCGAGTCTCTGGCGGGGTCGTTCGTCGCCGCGGGCGCCGCGGAGCACGCCTGA
- a CDS encoding DUF2867 domain-containing protein, with translation MTSTTLVTGATGYIGGRLVPRLLGAGHRVRVLVRGTDSIKGRAWERDVEVVRGDLLDAGSLLPALRGVGTAYYLVHSMTAGEGFEERDRTAAQHFVEACRRGRSEDRLPHVIYLGGLQPAGGEVSAHLSSRAETGAILAAGLPGRVTEFRAGPIIGSGSASFEMVRYLTERLPVMICPSWVDTVVTPVAIRDVLAYLVAAGSPEGPGPAGTLDIGTEPHSFRELMLELAAVRGLRRRIVRVPLVAAGLAARWVSLVTPIPLDLARPLVKGTTRDLIADTAKARRLFPNVRPIPYRRAVELAMERTSSNSVETRWSGAPPDAGDGPASGSVQSKIDDREGVFRDQRILVTAAAPKAVFAAICRIGGPHGYHGWGWAWKLRGLMDAAIGGPGLRRGRRDPDRILEGEALDFWRVERLIAPQECGPGEAALLRLRAEMKVPGVAYLQWESSPCAAGTRIVQTALFEPRGFRGLVYWYAMLPAHGFIFPGMVRGVAKTAVELQAIHEALRQDGKQAAAVAAEAGAPA, from the coding sequence ATGACAAGCACCACGCTGGTCACCGGCGCAACCGGCTACATCGGCGGCCGGCTCGTGCCGCGGCTGCTCGGGGCGGGCCACCGCGTCCGCGTGCTGGTCCGGGGCACCGACTCCATCAAGGGCCGCGCCTGGGAGCGTGACGTCGAGGTGGTGCGTGGCGACCTGCTCGATGCCGGGTCGCTTCTGCCTGCGCTGCGGGGCGTCGGCACCGCGTACTACCTCGTGCACTCGATGACCGCGGGCGAGGGGTTCGAGGAGCGCGACCGCACGGCCGCGCAGCACTTCGTCGAGGCCTGCCGCCGCGGCCGGTCCGAGGATCGCTTGCCCCACGTGATCTACCTCGGCGGCCTGCAGCCCGCGGGCGGCGAGGTCTCGGCGCACCTGTCCAGCCGGGCCGAGACCGGCGCGATCCTGGCGGCGGGGCTTCCCGGCCGCGTGACCGAGTTCCGGGCGGGGCCGATCATCGGATCCGGCTCGGCCTCCTTCGAGATGGTCCGCTACCTGACCGAGCGGCTGCCGGTGATGATCTGCCCGAGCTGGGTCGACACCGTTGTCACGCCCGTGGCGATCCGCGACGTGCTCGCCTACCTCGTCGCCGCGGGCTCGCCGGAGGGACCCGGGCCCGCCGGGACGCTGGACATCGGCACCGAGCCGCACTCGTTCCGCGAGTTGATGCTCGAGCTCGCCGCGGTCCGCGGCCTGCGTCGCCGCATCGTGCGCGTGCCGCTGGTGGCCGCCGGCCTCGCCGCGCGGTGGGTCTCGCTGGTCACGCCGATCCCGCTCGACCTGGCGCGGCCGCTGGTCAAGGGCACCACGCGCGACCTCATCGCCGACACGGCGAAGGCGCGGCGGCTGTTCCCGAACGTGCGGCCGATCCCGTACCGGCGGGCGGTGGAGCTGGCGATGGAGCGGACCAGCAGCAACTCGGTGGAGACCCGCTGGAGCGGCGCCCCGCCCGACGCCGGCGATGGCCCCGCCAGCGGCAGCGTCCAGAGCAAGATCGACGACCGCGAGGGCGTCTTCCGCGATCAACGCATCCTGGTGACGGCCGCGGCACCCAAAGCCGTGTTCGCCGCCATCTGCCGGATCGGCGGGCCGCACGGCTACCACGGCTGGGGCTGGGCCTGGAAGCTGCGCGGCCTGATGGACGCCGCCATCGGCGGGCCGGGCCTGCGACGCGGCCGGCGCGACCCCGACCGGATCCTCGAGGGCGAGGCCCTGGACTTCTGGCGCGTCGAGCGCCTGATCGCCCCGCAGGAGTGCGGTCCCGGCGAGGCCGCGCTGCTGCGCCTGCGGGCGGAGATGAAGGTCCCCGGCGTCGCCTACCTGCAGTGGGAGAGCTCCCCCTGCGCCGCCGGCACCCGCATCGTGCAGACGGCGCTCTTCGAGCCCCGGGGCTTCCGCGGGCTCGTCTACTGGTACGCCATGCTGCCCGCTCACGGCTTCATCTTCCCGGGCATGGTGCGCGGCGTGGCGAAGACCGCCGTCGAGCTGCAGGCGATCCACGAAGCGCTGCGGCAGGACGGGAAGCAAGCCGCCGCGGTCGCGGCCGAAGCGGGTGCCCCGGCGTGA
- a CDS encoding RNA polymerase sigma factor: MAAGTDKAGPAGGDAEATDAELLTLHRSGKPGPVEGQTALETLILRYERDLFFFLLRFVNDRATADDLFQETFLQVHKSAATFDAEKRFRPWLFTIGANKARDHLRRNKRHRALPLDAKVGGAASDGASFVDLMEADLPEPGSVAAEGEVAVLVRDAVSGLPDHLREVLTLAYFEKLAYREIAEMLGIPLGTVKSRLHAAVAAFAIRWKETHPKIGPSARLDPE, translated from the coding sequence ATGGCCGCTGGGACGGACAAAGCGGGGCCGGCGGGAGGGGACGCGGAAGCCACCGACGCGGAGCTGCTCACGCTGCACCGCTCGGGCAAGCCCGGGCCGGTGGAGGGTCAGACGGCGTTGGAAACGCTGATCCTCCGCTACGAGCGCGACCTGTTCTTCTTCCTGCTGCGCTTCGTGAACGACCGGGCCACGGCGGACGACCTGTTCCAGGAGACCTTCCTCCAGGTGCACAAATCGGCGGCGACCTTCGACGCGGAGAAGCGTTTCCGGCCGTGGCTGTTCACGATCGGCGCCAACAAGGCTCGCGATCATCTGCGGCGGAACAAGCGCCACCGGGCCCTGCCGCTCGACGCCAAGGTCGGCGGCGCGGCCTCCGACGGCGCCAGCTTCGTCGACCTCATGGAGGCCGACCTGCCCGAGCCGGGCAGCGTCGCGGCCGAGGGCGAGGTCGCGGTGCTGGTGCGCGACGCCGTGAGCGGCCTGCCGGATCACCTGCGGGAGGTGCTCACGCTCGCCTACTTCGAGAAGCTCGCCTACCGCGAGATCGCGGAGATGCTCGGGATCCCGCTGGGAACGGTGAAGAGCCGGCTGCACGCCGCCGTCGCGGCCTTCGCGATCCGGTGGAAGGAGACGCACCCCAAGATCGGGCCCTCCGCCAGGCTCGATCCGGAGTGA
- the neuC gene encoding UDP-N-acetylglucosamine 2-epimerase: MTPRTVALVTGTRAEWGLLRTVAHAVEAHPRLTLRLIAAGTHLITGSRVDLDLPVAAEVPMQRAGEVGRGADAAALGRGVSGFAAAFARLNPCFVVVLGDRIEAFAAAAAASVAGHRVAHLHGGDRAEGVADEAMRHAITKLAHVHLPATATSRRRVLALGEPEAAVHVVGSPAVDGLDAIPAAAEGPEVVVLQHPVGGTDAQEERRMAATLGATAGLRRVVLLPNHDPGRAGVAAAIARHADPAEVVEHLPRPAFIGLLKRARLLVGNSSAGLIEAAACRCAAVDVGPRQAGRERPAHARHADHAEAAIREAMAHARAFDFNGFAHPYGDGRTGGRVADLLADVPLHRIPLRKHCTF; encoded by the coding sequence TTGACCCCCCGCACCGTCGCCCTGGTCACCGGCACCCGCGCCGAGTGGGGCCTGCTCCGCACCGTCGCGCACGCGGTGGAGGCGCACCCCCGGCTCACGCTGCGCCTGATCGCCGCCGGCACGCACCTGATCACGGGGAGCCGCGTGGACCTGGACCTCCCCGTCGCCGCCGAAGTCCCGATGCAGCGGGCGGGCGAGGTGGGCCGCGGCGCCGACGCCGCCGCGCTCGGCCGCGGCGTCTCCGGCTTCGCCGCGGCGTTCGCGCGGCTCAACCCCTGCTTCGTCGTCGTCCTCGGCGACCGCATCGAGGCCTTCGCGGCCGCCGCCGCCGCGAGCGTGGCGGGCCACCGGGTCGCGCACCTCCACGGCGGCGACCGGGCCGAGGGCGTCGCCGACGAGGCGATGCGGCACGCGATCACCAAGCTCGCCCACGTGCACCTGCCCGCCACCGCGACGAGCCGCCGCCGCGTGCTCGCCCTCGGCGAGCCCGAAGCGGCGGTTCACGTCGTCGGCTCGCCCGCCGTGGACGGGCTCGACGCGATCCCCGCGGCCGCGGAGGGCCCGGAGGTCGTTGTGCTCCAGCACCCCGTCGGCGGGACCGACGCCCAGGAAGAGCGGCGCATGGCCGCGACGCTTGGAGCCACCGCCGGCCTCCGACGCGTCGTGCTGCTGCCCAACCACGACCCCGGCCGTGCCGGCGTCGCCGCCGCCATCGCGAGGCACGCCGACCCCGCCGAGGTCGTGGAGCACCTGCCCCGCCCCGCCTTCATCGGCCTGCTCAAGCGGGCCCGCCTGCTCGTCGGCAACTCCTCCGCCGGCCTGATCGAAGCCGCCGCCTGCCGCTGCGCCGCCGTCGACGTGGGCCCCCGCCAGGCCGGCCGCGAGCGGCCCGCCCACGCACGGCACGCGGACCACGCGGAGGCGGCCATCCGCGAAGCCATGGCCCACGCGCGTGCCTTCGACTTCAACGGCTTCGCCCATCCCTACGGCGACGGCCGCACCGGCGGACGCGTCGCCGACCTGCTCGCGGACGTCCCGCTGCACCGCATCCCGCTCCGCAAGCACTGCACCTTTTGA
- a CDS encoding DUF2256 domain-containing protein: MRRGNDRQAKLPVKDCAVCKRPIVWRKKWERDWESVKFCSERCRRAAASSGQSKPRRG; this comes from the coding sequence GTGAGGCGCGGCAACGACCGCCAGGCGAAGCTGCCGGTGAAGGACTGCGCCGTCTGCAAGCGCCCGATCGTCTGGCGGAAGAAGTGGGAACGCGATTGGGAGAGCGTGAAGTTCTGCAGCGAGAGGTGCCGGCGCGCCGCGGCGTCGTCGGGGCAGTCCAAGCCGCGGCGCGGCTGA
- a CDS encoding SPASM domain-containing protein, which yields MKAFVLLIGERDRGRLGHRRELDASLGGSTVVAHAARRAAAVAGVSGVRLVHPAGEPVPGGLDGVGAFAFDPALDPPAAQTARRTARAWSPWAWRGGLGGSTVFDELLPAAPLLAAAEDAGAEAVVLAGADWPLLDADLAGRMLALHAAEPEALPLVFSQAPPGLAPVVLGVGLLAQLAAEERAAAAGGFARGHPTRRGFAGLLAYQPARARVDPLASDANAAVPAAVRDAARRFVSDTPAGTARVRRLARRLGDRFADADADAVVAATLSDEADGGRFATLPPLLHVELTPRRWSRGSATPPAPAPPRGPMPPALLEKIARQSAGLAVTLGGLGDAGCHPDAAAAVAAFRGAGAAGVAVETSLQGACDAADRGAAEAVAAAVRGWAVDVVLVRLNAASAAVYAEANGADGFDDAVAALHGLLPDPSVPRIVPVLTKTRGNVADLEPFFERWWQLADHAILERFPTGGTGRSALTPDASPVPMDPPWTPPRPTQAKRRLTVLADGTVCLCHQDWHGRLPLGDAGDAPLAELWAGAATLALDPAWTPDDSPLCRRCFDFLTLARGAA from the coding sequence GTGAAGGCTTTCGTTCTGTTGATCGGGGAGCGGGATCGCGGACGGCTGGGTCACCGGCGGGAGCTGGACGCATCGCTGGGCGGGAGCACCGTGGTCGCCCACGCGGCGCGGCGGGCGGCGGCGGTCGCCGGCGTGAGCGGCGTGAGGCTCGTGCACCCCGCCGGCGAGCCGGTGCCCGGCGGGCTCGATGGCGTCGGTGCCTTCGCCTTCGACCCCGCGCTCGACCCGCCCGCGGCGCAGACCGCACGCCGCACCGCCCGGGCCTGGTCGCCGTGGGCGTGGCGCGGCGGCCTCGGCGGGTCCACCGTCTTCGACGAGCTGCTGCCCGCCGCCCCGCTGCTCGCCGCCGCGGAGGACGCCGGGGCCGAGGCCGTCGTGCTCGCCGGGGCCGACTGGCCCCTGCTCGACGCCGACCTCGCGGGCCGCATGCTCGCGCTGCACGCGGCCGAACCGGAGGCGCTCCCGCTGGTCTTCAGCCAGGCACCGCCGGGGCTCGCGCCGGTCGTGCTGGGTGTCGGCCTGCTCGCGCAGCTCGCCGCGGAGGAGCGGGCGGCCGCCGCCGGCGGCTTCGCGCGCGGCCACCCCACGCGGCGCGGCTTCGCGGGGCTGCTCGCCTACCAGCCGGCCCGGGCCCGCGTCGACCCGCTGGCGAGCGACGCCAACGCCGCGGTGCCCGCGGCGGTCCGCGACGCCGCGCGACGCTTCGTCTCCGACACGCCCGCCGGCACCGCCCGCGTCCGCCGCTTGGCCCGACGCCTCGGCGACCGCTTCGCCGACGCCGACGCGGATGCCGTGGTCGCCGCGACGCTCTCCGACGAGGCCGACGGAGGCCGCTTCGCGACGCTGCCGCCGCTGCTGCACGTCGAGCTGACGCCCCGGCGGTGGAGCCGCGGGAGCGCGACGCCGCCGGCCCCTGCGCCGCCGCGGGGGCCGATGCCGCCGGCGCTCCTCGAGAAGATCGCGCGCCAGTCGGCGGGCCTCGCCGTGACGCTCGGCGGCCTCGGCGACGCCGGCTGCCACCCCGACGCCGCGGCGGCCGTCGCGGCCTTCCGCGGCGCGGGTGCCGCCGGGGTCGCCGTGGAGACCTCGCTGCAGGGTGCGTGCGATGCCGCGGACCGCGGCGCTGCGGAAGCCGTCGCGGCCGCGGTCCGCGGCTGGGCGGTTGACGTTGTGCTCGTGCGGCTTAACGCGGCGTCGGCGGCGGTCTACGCCGAGGCGAACGGCGCCGACGGCTTCGACGACGCGGTCGCGGCCCTCCACGGGCTGCTGCCCGACCCGTCCGTCCCGCGGATCGTCCCCGTGCTCACGAAGACCCGCGGAAACGTCGCCGACCTCGAGCCCTTCTTCGAGCGCTGGTGGCAGCTGGCGGACCACGCGATCCTCGAGCGCTTCCCCACCGGCGGCACCGGGCGCTCGGCGCTCACGCCCGACGCCTCGCCGGTGCCGATGGACCCGCCGTGGACGCCGCCGCGGCCGACGCAGGCGAAGCGCCGGCTCACCGTGCTCGCCGACGGCACCGTGTGCCTGTGCCACCAGGATTGGCACGGCCGCCTCCCGCTGGGCGACGCCGGCGACGCCCCGCTCGCGGAGCTCTGGGCCGGCGCCGCGACGCTCGCGCTGGACCCGGCGTGGACGCCCGACGACTCGCCGCTGTGCCGCCGCTGCTTCGACTTCCTCACGCTCGCGCGGGGGGCGGCGTGA